From Toxorhynchites rutilus septentrionalis strain SRP chromosome 2, ASM2978413v1, whole genome shotgun sequence, a single genomic window includes:
- the LOC129765931 gene encoding uncharacterized protein LOC129765931, with product MASKTTFQGVWLHDPEFSSWLKRIDTKLGCAYCSVCSCEIVLSNMGKQALKSHMKSKKHSQRTTAGNIFKYLMSDSHQTFEPGTSKNIGFSCARNDHPPVESVPTVAIPSVSSASILPPSKTIDKFMLKNDTIKAEILWCLETVMCHKSLRTAEKDMVVLRTMFHDSQIAEKVQLGRDKMSYMMLFGIAPYYKSELDKTLHNTNCIVVGFDESLNKTTKKQQMDLNVRFWDEEKKEVVTRYMTSMFLGRSRATDLHAAFKEGLGNIPLNKLLQVSMDGPNVNWSFLRELKMDFEHGEERLLDLGSCGLHILHGAFKEGVRCSGWNVTKYLRGIYHIFKDVPARRALFTSYSGSAVYPLKFCAHRWLENINVAQRAVEITPHIRKFVEGVQNDKIEPKSDSYVDVVECLKDPLLLAKLTFFKSVAAEVEPFLREFQTDNPMVPFLYNNLSQMARSILGRFMQIDQLKNITQVTIEEINEAKNHLPMKEIVLGFETRKVLKNSSKLTQKQILQFRLECKGFLKALILKLMKRSPLTYPVTKAASSLDPSVIDSDQKLAGKRFEKLLTILMDFGRISGASADLALKQYLKLVGSNKSNKFAYYDRKNERLDHFWKGLLSGDEFMELFTIVKMICCLSHGNANLERGFSINAECLFENMREESVVAKRQIYDAVFHAGEIASIQISNQLIQRVRNSHSLYIEDKERRKKEDLASNASKMMKRQREAEAKSLEIKRSKILENAQKEAESLQEKIALLKSTVL from the exons ATGGCAAGCAAAACCACGTTCCAAGGCGTTTGGTTGCATGACCCGGAGTTTTCATCATGGTTGAAACGAATTGACACTAAGCTAGGATGCGCATACTGTTCTGTATGTTCCTGTGAAATAGTTCTCAGCAACATGGGCAAACAGGCTCTCAAAAGTCATATGAAATCAAAGAAGCATAGTCAACGAACCACAGCcggaaatattttcaaatatctaatgagTGATTCACACCAAACGTTCGAACCAGGCACTTCCAAGAATATCGGATTCAGTTGTGCTAGAAATGATCATCCACCTGTGGAATCAGTACCTACTGTTGCGATTCCTTCAGTTTCCTCTGCGAGCATTCTACCTCCTTCGAAAACTATCGATAAATTCATGCTGAAAAACGATACCATCAAAGCTGAGATCCTGTGGTGTTTGGAAACAGTTATGTGTCACAAATCACTCCGCACAGCTGAAAAGGACATGGTAGTATTGAGAACAATGTTTCATGATAGCCAGATTGCTGAGAAGGTTCAACTAGGCCGTGATAAAATGAGCTACATGATGCTGTTTGGCATTGCCCCCTATTATAAATCTGAGCTCGATAAAACTCTGCATAATACAAACTGCATTGTCGTTGGTTTTGACGAGTCCTTAAATAAGACTACAAAAAAGCAGCAAATGGATCTAAATGTCAGATTTTGGGATGAAGAAAAGAAGGAGGTGGTAACTCGTTACATGACCTCAATGTTCTTGGGACGATCTCGAGCAACAGATTTACATGCAGCTTTTAAAGAAGGCCTGGGAAATATCCCTTTAAACAAGCTTCTTCAGGTGTCGATGGATGGTCCCAACGTGAATTGGTCATTTTTACGCGAGCTGAAAATGGActttgaacatggagaagaaaGGCTCTTGGATTTAGGTAGctgcggattgcatattttgcaCGGTGCATTCAAGGAAGGTGTTCGCTGCTCTGGATGGAATGTTACGAAGTACCTGCGAGGCATCTATCACATCTTCAAAGATGTTCCAGCACGACGCGCTTTATTCACATCGTATTCGGGAAGTGCTGTGTATCCACTGAAGTTTTGCGCTCACAGATGGTTGGAAAACATTAACGTAGCACAAAGAGCTGTGGAGATTACTCCTCATATAAGGAAGTTCGTTGAGGGTGTTCAGAATGacaaaattgaaccaaaatcaGATTCGTACGTCGATGTAGTTGAGTGTCTAAAAGATCCTCTACTGTTGGCTAAGTTGACCTTTTTCAAATCCGTTGCCGCTGAAGTAGAACCATTTTTGCGCGAGTTCCAAACGGATAATCCCATGGTGCCATTTTTGTATAACAATTTGAGTCAAATGGCTAGAAGTATATTGGGAAGATTCATGCAGATCGATCAGCTAAAGAACATCACTCAG GTAACAATAGAAGAGATCAATGAAGCCAAGAATCATTTACCAATGAAAGAGATTGTATTGGGTTTTGAaacaagaaaagttttaaaaaactcGTCAAAATTGACCCAAAAACAAATTCTGCAATTTCGTCTGGAATGCAAAGGATTTTTGAAAGCACTGATTCTAAagcttatgaagcgatcgccatTGACGTATCCTGTGACGAAAGCCGCATCCTCTCTTGACCCTTCAGTCATTGATTCCGATCAAAAATTGGCTGGAAAACGATTCGAAAAGCTTTTAACTATATTGATGGATTTTGGTCGTATCAGTGGAGCTTCAGCAGACTTGGCactgaaacaatatttaaaattaGTTGGTAGCAACAAAAGCAACAAGTTTGCCtactatgatcggaaaaatgaaCGACTGGACCATTTCTGGAAGGGATTGCTATCGGGGGATGAGTTTATGGAACTTTTTACCATCGTAAAAATGATCTGCTGTCTCTCGCATGGAAACGCCAACCTTGAGAGGGGCTTTTCCATTAACGCTGAATGTCTTTTTGAAAACATGCGTGAGGAATCGGTTGTTGCTAAGCGACAAATTTATGACGCTGTATTTCACGCTGGAGAGATAGCATCAATACAAATTTCGAACCAGCTAATTCAACGAGTTCGAAATTCTCACTCCCTTTATATAGAAGACAAGGAACGCCGTAAGAAAGAAGATCTTGCGTCAAATGCGTCAAAGATGATGAAACGTCAACgagaagcagaagcgaaatCTTTAGAGATCAAACGGagtaaaattttggaaaacgcaCAGAAGGAAGCCGAAAgtttgcaagaaaaaatcgctttGTTGAAATCAACTGTTTTGTAA
- the LOC129768630 gene encoding uncharacterized protein LOC129768630 isoform X2, translated as MHKTKHSIGGKLKRKDPHPVRNEFTAISGTQFKCMYCSWTTCMNATRMVRHIVEQCPGAPDKTKEAIGDIQRASLEKERNSSLVSENKKDIHGWFTTVGNKRVCMFCGWATVRNLTRMRTHIGMQCQNVPSKVRSCFVKEDMDEAEEDSHMEEDVEQKVVETYQVVNLGDNRWDESGIQVVNSKDVNMQDDQLDLDEQDSEPNYLEVQEFEERICSWCGKALSYENFEVEDGNDVYCSNHCLKRQTKMKRYSVRSTDSMSNIQIESHKQTPSHNERDSLEPPAKQIKLLVVSNQASSHGSNQVVDYTPEHDCDTLTEEAPQLAEVPTQNEAKSATIIATEPLESSAPKKSTSTMVMEPRIQKKTAANEEGSCHSFAGGHVYPQEDVRSSDHKLQWTKAVISRPAPPFEATAVVQGAFKKIKLSDYRGKYLVFFFYPLDFTFVCPTEILAFSDRVKEFKKLNTEVIAASIDSHFTHLAWINTPRKEGGLGKINIPLVSDITHSIAKDYGVYLDDLGHTLRGLFIIDDRGILRQITMNDLPVGRSVDETLRLVQAFQYTDKHGEVCPAGWKPGQDTIVPNPEEKIKYFEKNH; from the exons ATGCACAAGACAAAACATTCCATTGGTGGAAAGCTGAAACGGAAGGACCCTCATCCCGTCCGGAATGAGTTCACGGCAATCAGCGGCACGCAGTTTAAATGTATGTACTGCTCCTGGACAACCTGCATGAACGCAACCCGAATGGTGAGACACATCGTCGAGCAGTGTCCGGGTGCTCCGGACAAAACGAAGGAGGCCATCGGCGATATCCAGCGG GCTTCTTTGGAGAAAGAACGCAACTCATCGCTAGTGTCCGAGAACAAGAAAGATATACACGGCTGGTTTACTACTGTTGGTAATAAACGCGTTTGTATGTTCTGTGGATGGGCCACTGTTCGTAACCTAACTCGGATGAGAACTCACATCGGAATGCAATGTCAAAATGTTCCTTCGAAAGTGCGTTCTTGCTTCGTTAAGGAGGACATGGACGAAGCAGAAGAGGATTCCCATATGGAGGAGGACGTCGAACAGAAGGTAGTAGAAACATATCAGGTGGTGAATTTGGGCGACAATCGGTGGGACGAAAGCGGGATACAAGTGGTTAACTCGAAAGATGTAAACATGCAGGATGACCAGCTCGATTTGGATGAGCAGGATTCAGAACCGAATTATTTAGAGGTACAGGAGTTTGAAGAACGGATATGCAGCTGGTGTGGGAAGGCTCTTTCGTACGAAAACTTTGAGGTGGAAGACGGCAATGACGTGTACTGTTCGAACCATTGTTTGAAACGACAGACGAAAATGAAAAGATACTCGGTACGATCGACAGATTCGATGTCGAACATCCAAATCGAAAGCCACAAGCAGACACCAAGTCATAACGAACGTGATAGCTTGGAGCCACCAGCCAAACAGATAAAACTGTTAGTTGTTTCCAATCAAGCTTCGTCACACGGCAGCAACCAG GTTGTAGATTACACCCCGGAACATGATTGCGACACGCTAACGGAGGAAGCGCCTCAATTGGCAGAAGTACCAACTCAAAATGAAGCGAAATCCGCAACAATCATTGCCACAGAACCATTAGAATCCAGTGCCCCAAAAAAGTCTACGTCGACGATGGTTATGGAGCCGAGGATCCAAAAGAAG ACGGCGGCAAATGAGGAAGGTTCGTGTCATTCATTCGCCGGTGGACACGTATACCCGCAGGAAGACGTCCGTTCGTCTGACCACAAGCTGCAGTGGACCAAAGCGGTAATCTCACGGCCTGCACCTCCCTTCGAAGCAACTGCTGTGGTTCAGGGGGCGTTCAAGAAGATAAAGCTGTCGGATTATCGCGGCAAGTATTTGGTGTTCTTCTTCTACCCGTTGGACTTTACATTCGTGTGTCCGACGGAAATTTTGGCCTTCTCGGATCGTGTCAAAGAATTCAAGAAACTGAACACCGAGGTTATAGCGGCGAGCATCGATTCTCACTTCACCCATCTGGCTTGGATTAATACGCCCCGTAAGGAAGGTGGACTAGGAAAAATTAACATTCCACTCGTTAGCGACATTACGCACAGCATCGCCAAAGACTATGGAGTGTATCTGGATGATTTAGGACACACGTTGAG AGGACTTTTCATCATCGATGATCGTGGTATCTTGAGGCAAATAACCATGAACGACCTCCCGGTTGGGCGATCGGTTGATGAAACACTGCGTTTGGTGCAAGCATTCCAGTACACTGATAAGCACGGAGAAGTTTGTCCTGCTGGATGGAAACCCGGTCAGGATACG ATAGTACCCAATCCGGAAGAAAAGATCAAATACTTTGAGAAAAatcattaa
- the LOC129768630 gene encoding uncharacterized protein LOC129768630 isoform X1, whose amino-acid sequence MHKTKHSIGGKLKRKDPHPVRNEFTAISGTQFKCMYCSWTTCMNATRMVRHIVEQCPGAPDKTKEAIGDIQRASLEKERNSSLVSENKKDIHGWFTTVGNKRVCMFCGWATVRNLTRMRTHIGMQCQNVPSKVRSCFVKEDMDEAEEDSHMEEDVEQKVVETYQVVNLGDNRWDESGIQVVNSKDVNMQDDQLDLDEQDSEPNYLEVQEFEERICSWCGKALSYENFEVEDGNDVYCSNHCLKRQTKMKRYSVRSTDSMSNIQIESHKQTPSHNERDSLEPPAKQIKLLVVSNQASSHGSNQVKKEYTRNADSRKDDNNGDAPTVVEVVDYTPEHDCDTLTEEAPQLAEVPTQNEAKSATIIATEPLESSAPKKSTSTMVMEPRIQKKTAANEEGSCHSFAGGHVYPQEDVRSSDHKLQWTKAVISRPAPPFEATAVVQGAFKKIKLSDYRGKYLVFFFYPLDFTFVCPTEILAFSDRVKEFKKLNTEVIAASIDSHFTHLAWINTPRKEGGLGKINIPLVSDITHSIAKDYGVYLDDLGHTLRGLFIIDDRGILRQITMNDLPVGRSVDETLRLVQAFQYTDKHGEVCPAGWKPGQDTIVPNPEEKIKYFEKNH is encoded by the exons ATGCACAAGACAAAACATTCCATTGGTGGAAAGCTGAAACGGAAGGACCCTCATCCCGTCCGGAATGAGTTCACGGCAATCAGCGGCACGCAGTTTAAATGTATGTACTGCTCCTGGACAACCTGCATGAACGCAACCCGAATGGTGAGACACATCGTCGAGCAGTGTCCGGGTGCTCCGGACAAAACGAAGGAGGCCATCGGCGATATCCAGCGG GCTTCTTTGGAGAAAGAACGCAACTCATCGCTAGTGTCCGAGAACAAGAAAGATATACACGGCTGGTTTACTACTGTTGGTAATAAACGCGTTTGTATGTTCTGTGGATGGGCCACTGTTCGTAACCTAACTCGGATGAGAACTCACATCGGAATGCAATGTCAAAATGTTCCTTCGAAAGTGCGTTCTTGCTTCGTTAAGGAGGACATGGACGAAGCAGAAGAGGATTCCCATATGGAGGAGGACGTCGAACAGAAGGTAGTAGAAACATATCAGGTGGTGAATTTGGGCGACAATCGGTGGGACGAAAGCGGGATACAAGTGGTTAACTCGAAAGATGTAAACATGCAGGATGACCAGCTCGATTTGGATGAGCAGGATTCAGAACCGAATTATTTAGAGGTACAGGAGTTTGAAGAACGGATATGCAGCTGGTGTGGGAAGGCTCTTTCGTACGAAAACTTTGAGGTGGAAGACGGCAATGACGTGTACTGTTCGAACCATTGTTTGAAACGACAGACGAAAATGAAAAGATACTCGGTACGATCGACAGATTCGATGTCGAACATCCAAATCGAAAGCCACAAGCAGACACCAAGTCATAACGAACGTGATAGCTTGGAGCCACCAGCCAAACAGATAAAACTGTTAGTTGTTTCCAATCAAGCTTCGTCACACGGCAGCAACCAGGTAAAGAAAGAATACACCAGAAATGCAGACAGTAGAAAAGATGACAATAACGGGGATGCTCCCACTGTGGTTGAGGTTGTAGATTACACCCCGGAACATGATTGCGACACGCTAACGGAGGAAGCGCCTCAATTGGCAGAAGTACCAACTCAAAATGAAGCGAAATCCGCAACAATCATTGCCACAGAACCATTAGAATCCAGTGCCCCAAAAAAGTCTACGTCGACGATGGTTATGGAGCCGAGGATCCAAAAGAAG ACGGCGGCAAATGAGGAAGGTTCGTGTCATTCATTCGCCGGTGGACACGTATACCCGCAGGAAGACGTCCGTTCGTCTGACCACAAGCTGCAGTGGACCAAAGCGGTAATCTCACGGCCTGCACCTCCCTTCGAAGCAACTGCTGTGGTTCAGGGGGCGTTCAAGAAGATAAAGCTGTCGGATTATCGCGGCAAGTATTTGGTGTTCTTCTTCTACCCGTTGGACTTTACATTCGTGTGTCCGACGGAAATTTTGGCCTTCTCGGATCGTGTCAAAGAATTCAAGAAACTGAACACCGAGGTTATAGCGGCGAGCATCGATTCTCACTTCACCCATCTGGCTTGGATTAATACGCCCCGTAAGGAAGGTGGACTAGGAAAAATTAACATTCCACTCGTTAGCGACATTACGCACAGCATCGCCAAAGACTATGGAGTGTATCTGGATGATTTAGGACACACGTTGAG AGGACTTTTCATCATCGATGATCGTGGTATCTTGAGGCAAATAACCATGAACGACCTCCCGGTTGGGCGATCGGTTGATGAAACACTGCGTTTGGTGCAAGCATTCCAGTACACTGATAAGCACGGAGAAGTTTGTCCTGCTGGATGGAAACCCGGTCAGGATACG ATAGTACCCAATCCGGAAGAAAAGATCAAATACTTTGAGAAAAatcattaa
- the LOC129768631 gene encoding vacuolar protein sorting-associated protein VTA1 homolog, translating into MMASNFPEVPASLKLIAHYLKTAQEHDSRDAIVSYWCRLYALQLGLKINSQGSEERKLLITIMDWLEQTKKANAENESITNEVAAQAYLENYALKLFLYADKQDRASNFGKNVVKAFYTAGMVYDVLQTFGELTEEVIQNRKYAKWKASYIHNCLKNGETPIPGPMSSEEDNELEDLTSGPSEAPQDPTPGPSNAPQVPYPSMGFQGFPQTGEQPDLLSSPPTGPTNFVTNDPFRNIKPPTPPSEPEKPPGGFQPYTGPPVDVGEVTQITAGSGVQLTPDQLTKAQKYCKFAGSALIYEDVKTAIDNLQKALRLLQTGQDG; encoded by the exons AT GATGGCCTCCAATTTTCCGGAAGTTCCAGCATCGTTGAAGCTAATTGCGCACTACCTAAAAACAGCCCAGGAACACGACAGTAGAGATGCAATCGTTAGTTACTGGTGTCGATTGTACGCCCTCCAGCTTGGACTAAAGATTAACAGTCAGGGCTCGGAGGAACGAAAGCTGCTCATCACAATAATGGACTGGCTGGAGCAAACAAAAAAGGCCAATGCGGAAAATGAATCGATTACGAACGAAGTGGCGGCGCAGGCTTACTTGGAAAATTACGCACTGAAGCTGTTTCTGTATGCGGACAAACAGGATAGGGCGAGTAATTTCGGTAAAAACGTTGTCAAAGCTTTTTATACCGCCGGAATGGTATACGATGTGCTACAGACGTTCGGAGAGTTGACCGAGGAGGTGATACAGAACCGGAAGTATGCCAAATGGAAGGCATCTTACATTCACAATTGTTTGAAGAATGGCGAAACGCCCATTCCGGGACCTATGAGCTCGGAAGAGGATAACGAGCTAGAAGATTTGACATCGGGTCCAAGTGAGGCACCACAAGATCCGACTCCTGGACCAAGCAATGCCCCACAGGTACCCTATCCGTCGATGGGATTTCAAGGCTTTCCTCAAACTGGGGAGCAACCAGATCTGTTATCCAGTCCCCCAACTGGACCAACAAACTTTGTGACAAACGATCCATTCAGAAACATCAAACCACCAACACCGCCAAGCGAGCCGGAGAAACCACCAGGCGGATTTCAGCCATACACCGGACCTCCGGTCGATGTGGGTGAAGTAACTCAAATAACGGCAGGTTCTGGTGTCCAGCTAACTCCGGACCAGCTGACCAAGGCTCAGAAGTATTGCAAATTTGCCGGTAGTGCGCTTATTTACGAAGATGTTAAAACCGCCATTGACAATTTGCAGAAGGCGCTCAGGTTGCTGCAAACCGGCCAAGATGGTTAG